The Rickettsia endosymbiont of Gonocerus acuteangulatus nucleotide sequence AGTATTATTAAATGAACTATTTTTCCCTAAATATGAGCCTAGTGTTACTTCTCTTCTATCTGCTTTTACTTTTTGCTCTACCTTTATATTTAGACCATTAGGAGCATATATCTTCGGAAGAATTGGTGATAAATTAGGTAGAAAGTCCACTGTTATTATGACAACTACCTTAATGGCTTTATCATGTATAGTGATGGCTAATGCTCCTAACTTACGAGCAAATAGGTTATTTTGCTGCTGTATTAATCACAGTTTGCCGTGCAGTCCAAGGTATGGCATCCGTAGGCGAGATAGTAGGTGCAGAGCTATATTTAACTGAAATTACAAAACCACCTGTCCAATATCCTTTAGTTTCTTTTATTGCTGTAGCGTCAGTAATTGGAACTACAGCAGCACTAGCTGTAGCTTCTTTAGTTACTACACATGGATTGAATTGGCGTATTGCTTTTTGGATAGGTGCAGCTATCGCAGTCATAGGTGGTTATGCTAGAACCAAGCTTAGAGAAACACCTGACTTTGTAGATGCAAGTGCTAGACTTTTATGAAGATATGAAAAGATCAATTTAGACACAAAAGAACTAAAACATGATGAAATTTTTAACCAAAGACCTAGTAGAAAGACAACAATATATTTCTTTATAATGAGCTGTGCTTGGCCTATATGTTTCTATTACACTTATATTACTTGCGGTGAAGTATTAAAGAACTCATTTGGATATAGTGCTTCTCAGGTGATCCATCATAATTTTATCATCTCGATGTTTCAT carries:
- a CDS encoding MFS transporter, translating into MLYVHLAVLLNELFFPKYEPSVTSLLSAFTFCSTFIFRPLGAYIFGRIGDKLGRKSTVIMTTTLMALSCIVMANAPNLRANRLFCCCINHSLPCSPRYGIRRRDSRCRAIFN
- a CDS encoding MFS transporter, encoding MASVGEIVGAELYLTEITKPPVQYPLVSFIAVASVIGTTAALAVASLVTTHGLNWRIAFWIGAAIAVIGGYARTKLRETPDFVDASARLL